The following coding sequences lie in one Stenotrophomonas rhizophila genomic window:
- a CDS encoding N-formylglutamate amidohydrolase, with the protein MADSFAPPIASGALLGPSDPAPFTLHQAQGRSPYLLIADHAGQQVPAALGSLGLPASELDRHIGWDIGIAGVTVELARLLDAWAITQTYSRLVIDCNRPAGAPGRFAPLSDGTVVPGNQGLDEAAQDARVQAIFAPYHGRIATELDARAAAGLPTVLIAMHSFTPAMQGVARPWHAGVLYQRDARFAHALMHALRAEGDLVVGDNQPYAVSDATDYAIPVHAEARGLAHVELEIRQDLIADAAGQQAWARRLARVLQTLAPGLG; encoded by the coding sequence GTGGCTGATTCGTTCGCTCCGCCGATCGCGTCGGGCGCGCTGCTGGGACCGTCCGACCCGGCACCGTTCACCCTGCATCAGGCGCAGGGACGCTCGCCGTACCTGCTGATCGCCGACCATGCGGGCCAGCAGGTGCCGGCCGCACTGGGCAGCCTGGGTCTGCCCGCGTCCGAACTGGACCGCCACATCGGCTGGGACATCGGCATTGCCGGGGTCACGGTGGAACTGGCGCGCCTGCTGGACGCCTGGGCGATCACCCAGACCTATTCGCGGCTGGTGATCGACTGCAATCGCCCGGCGGGTGCGCCGGGGCGGTTCGCGCCGCTCAGCGACGGCACCGTGGTGCCGGGCAACCAAGGGCTGGATGAAGCGGCACAGGACGCGCGCGTGCAGGCCATCTTCGCGCCATACCACGGCCGCATTGCCACCGAACTGGATGCCCGCGCCGCGGCCGGCCTGCCCACGGTGCTGATTGCCATGCACAGCTTCACGCCAGCGATGCAGGGCGTGGCGCGGCCGTGGCATGCAGGCGTGCTGTACCAGCGCGATGCGCGCTTTGCGCATGCGTTGATGCACGCCTTGCGGGCCGAAGGTGACCTGGTGGTGGGCGACAACCAGCCCTATGCGGTCAGCGATGCCACGGATTACGCGATTCCGGTGCACGCCGAAGCGCGCGGGCTGGCGCACGTGGAACTGGAGATCCGCCAGGACCTGATTGCCGACGCCGCCGGGCAGCAGGCCTGGGCACGGCGGTTGGCGCGGGTGTTGCAGACGTTGGCGCCGGGGTTGGGTTGA
- a CDS encoding DUF1631 domain-containing protein — MIATPNALGQPGHHPALLKLAREGALPALTESFATVLARFDDVLFDRAGTAGASQLLFLDGMRELRRRREDIVAGFRTHLTQAWEALERGQPLSAEATLAGQIEDGLSLVPEHVLESRLAVRNFATVLLRDWKPVLARLDRRLGWIAGGLELNADSNPISPEHIGVAIHEAFADCELAPEVRLVLIKLCERDLHAPIGKRYEALDEQLAAAGVMPQMAAPRRPAPRPPSPRHELEALVDALDQDGQVGNDDAAAPAWARRFADRWAESRGRMQSAGASQAAAAEAGETLSGNQGMLLEALHELLQQTRHVREDATSAASVAVGQQRPLSQREMMSVLSLLQATPSATLRAAIGEDGESLAQRLKSEVLSGATRLGVDPSQARLDPQDEDAIDLVGMLFDVMLDERDLEGRSRELIGRLVVPFVKVAMLDRRMFVQKTHPARKLLNSLAEACEGNTGESQAERVLMGKVEEIIERLVAEFNENLAIFLTLEEEFRDFLAQHRRRIEIAERRAAETQRGQEKLEMARGRSAAELDRRIADVTLPQAIAEFLRQPWQHHLTLTVLREGEDGASVGEALALADGILEEVAEARRQIVGKPWLQAWHPALRKVFASVGVHADAATGAIDALHDTLQAIAESRPELERALPELPQVALPTPPVQESAAVELGGKVDVTDFDNADADRFRGLEIGSWLDFVDKDGKVQAGKLSWVSPISQRLLFVNRRGVRFCVASPEELAVMVRLGRLRAHIDDGAFDSAMQGVIDRLDNKNATVH; from the coding sequence ATGATCGCCACGCCCAATGCATTGGGGCAGCCGGGTCATCACCCGGCACTGTTGAAGCTTGCCCGCGAGGGAGCGCTGCCCGCGCTGACCGAGTCGTTCGCGACCGTGCTGGCCCGCTTTGACGACGTTCTGTTCGACCGTGCCGGCACCGCCGGCGCGTCGCAACTGCTGTTCCTGGATGGCATGCGTGAACTGCGCCGCCGTCGCGAGGACATCGTGGCCGGCTTCCGTACCCACCTGACGCAGGCCTGGGAGGCGCTGGAGCGCGGTCAGCCGCTGTCGGCCGAGGCCACCCTGGCCGGGCAGATCGAAGACGGTCTCAGCCTGGTGCCCGAGCATGTGCTGGAGTCGCGGCTGGCGGTGCGCAACTTCGCCACCGTGCTGCTGCGCGACTGGAAGCCGGTGCTGGCGCGGCTGGACCGCCGCCTGGGCTGGATCGCCGGCGGCCTGGAACTGAACGCCGACAGCAATCCGATCAGCCCCGAGCACATCGGCGTGGCCATCCATGAGGCCTTTGCCGATTGTGAACTGGCCCCGGAGGTGCGGCTGGTCCTGATCAAGTTGTGCGAGCGCGATCTGCACGCGCCCATCGGCAAGCGTTACGAAGCGCTGGACGAGCAGCTTGCTGCCGCCGGCGTGATGCCGCAGATGGCCGCGCCCCGGCGCCCGGCGCCCCGGCCGCCGAGCCCGCGGCACGAACTGGAGGCCCTGGTCGATGCGCTGGACCAGGACGGCCAGGTCGGCAATGACGATGCCGCCGCGCCAGCGTGGGCCCGGCGGTTTGCCGATCGCTGGGCCGAAAGCCGCGGACGGATGCAATCGGCCGGCGCCAGTCAGGCTGCCGCAGCCGAGGCGGGCGAGACCCTCAGTGGCAACCAGGGCATGCTGCTGGAAGCGCTGCACGAGCTGCTGCAGCAGACCCGGCACGTGCGCGAAGACGCAACCTCGGCGGCCAGCGTGGCCGTGGGTCAGCAGCGTCCGCTGAGCCAGCGCGAAATGATGTCGGTGCTGTCGCTGCTGCAGGCCACGCCGAGTGCCACCCTGCGCGCGGCCATCGGCGAAGACGGCGAATCGCTGGCCCAGCGTCTCAAGAGTGAAGTGCTGTCGGGCGCCACCCGGCTTGGCGTGGACCCGTCGCAGGCGCGGCTGGACCCGCAGGACGAAGATGCGATCGACCTGGTGGGCATGCTGTTTGACGTGATGCTCGATGAGCGCGACCTGGAAGGCCGCTCGCGCGAGCTGATCGGGCGGCTGGTGGTGCCCTTCGTCAAGGTCGCCATGCTCGACCGCCGCATGTTCGTGCAGAAGACCCATCCGGCGCGCAAGCTGCTCAACTCGCTGGCCGAGGCCTGCGAAGGCAACACCGGCGAGAGCCAGGCCGAGCGCGTGCTGATGGGCAAGGTCGAGGAAATCATCGAGCGCCTGGTGGCCGAGTTCAACGAGAACCTGGCGATCTTCCTGACCCTGGAAGAAGAATTCCGCGATTTCCTGGCCCAGCACCGGCGCCGTATCGAAATCGCCGAGCGCCGCGCGGCTGAAACCCAGCGCGGCCAGGAAAAGCTGGAGATGGCGCGTGGCCGCTCGGCCGCCGAGCTGGACCGGCGCATTGCCGATGTGACCCTGCCGCAGGCGATTGCCGAATTCCTGCGCCAGCCCTGGCAACACCACCTCACCCTGACCGTGCTGCGCGAAGGCGAAGACGGGGCGTCGGTGGGCGAGGCGCTGGCCTTGGCCGACGGCATCCTGGAAGAAGTGGCCGAGGCGCGCCGGCAGATCGTCGGCAAGCCATGGCTGCAGGCCTGGCACCCGGCATTGCGCAAGGTGTTTGCCAGCGTGGGCGTGCACGCCGATGCCGCCACGGGGGCGATCGACGCCCTGCATGACACGCTGCAGGCCATTGCCGAATCACGCCCGGAACTGGAGCGCGCGCTGCCCGAACTGCCCCAGGTGGCGCTGCCCACCCCGCCCGTGCAGGAAAGCGCGGCGGTGGAGCTGGGCGGCAAGGTCGACGTGACCGATTTCGACAACGCCGACGCCGACCGCTTCCGCGGCCTGGAGATTGGCAGCTGGCTGGATTTCGTCGACAAGGACGGCAAGGTGCAGGCCGGCAAGCTGTCCTGGGTGAGCCCGATTTCCCAGCGCCTGCTGTTCGTCAACCGCCGTGGCGTGCGCTTCTGCGTGGCCTCGCCGGAAGAACTGGCGGTGATGGTGCGGCTGGGCCGCCTGCGCGCGCACATCGACGATGGCGCCTTCGACAGCGCCATGCAGGGCGTGATCGACCGGCTGGACAACAAGAACGCCACCGTTCACTGA
- a CDS encoding NAD(P) transhydrogenase subunit alpha, with the protein MAVEVLVVSERAPGERRVAMTPETARKLAALGATVWFEPGAGQAAGFPDQAYVDVGAHPADDTRLGAADIVLCVQPPDNARLGQLKPGASLVGMLHPQADAERAGLIQSRGLQAFPLERLPRTTRAQSMDVLSSQAGMAGYKATLIAAQLAPRFFPMLTTAAGTIRPSRVLVVGAGVAGLQAIATARRLGAQVEGFDVRPETREQIESLGGKFLDLGVSAVGEGGYARPLTDEERAEQQRRLGEHLRLVDVVICTAAVPGRPAPKIVSTAMVQGMKPGSVIVDLAAETGGNCEATRPGETIALDGVTVDGPLDLASRGAVHASEMYARNLYNFVALFLKDGAIAFDWDDELLAKTRWVAAA; encoded by the coding sequence ATGGCTGTCGAGGTGTTGGTGGTATCCGAACGCGCGCCAGGGGAACGGCGCGTGGCGATGACGCCGGAAACGGCACGCAAGCTGGCCGCGCTGGGCGCGACCGTGTGGTTCGAACCCGGGGCCGGCCAAGCCGCCGGTTTTCCCGATCAGGCGTACGTCGACGTCGGCGCGCATCCGGCCGATGACACGCGGCTGGGCGCGGCCGACATCGTGCTGTGCGTGCAGCCACCGGACAATGCACGGTTGGGCCAGCTCAAACCCGGCGCCAGCCTGGTCGGCATGCTGCACCCGCAGGCCGACGCCGAACGCGCCGGCCTGATCCAGTCGCGCGGGCTGCAGGCCTTTCCGCTGGAGCGCCTGCCGCGTACCACCCGTGCGCAGTCGATGGATGTGCTGAGCTCGCAGGCCGGCATGGCCGGCTACAAGGCCACGTTGATTGCCGCGCAGCTGGCGCCGCGTTTCTTCCCGATGTTGACCACCGCCGCCGGCACCATCCGCCCGTCGCGGGTGCTGGTGGTGGGCGCCGGCGTGGCCGGCCTGCAGGCCATCGCCACCGCACGCCGGCTGGGCGCGCAGGTGGAAGGCTTCGATGTACGGCCGGAAACCCGCGAGCAGATCGAATCGCTGGGCGGCAAGTTCCTCGACCTGGGCGTCAGTGCCGTGGGCGAGGGCGGCTATGCGCGGCCGCTGACCGACGAAGAACGCGCCGAGCAGCAGCGCCGGCTGGGCGAGCACCTGCGCCTGGTGGACGTGGTGATCTGCACTGCGGCCGTGCCGGGCCGACCGGCGCCGAAGATCGTCAGTACCGCGATGGTGCAGGGCATGAAGCCGGGCAGCGTGATCGTGGACCTGGCCGCCGAAACCGGCGGCAACTGCGAGGCCACCCGCCCGGGTGAAACCATCGCGCTGGACGGGGTCACCGTGGACGGCCCGCTCGACCTGGCTAGCCGCGGCGCGGTGCACGCCAGCGAGATGTACGCGCGCAACCTGTACAACTTCGTGGCGCTGTTCCTCAAGGACGGGGCGATCGCCTTCGATTGGGACGACGAGCTGCTGGCGAAAACCCGCTGGGTGGCCGCCGCTTGA
- a CDS encoding nitroreductase family protein has protein sequence MSESPALQALDARRSVPAKQLGEPGPDPDTLLRMLASAVRVPDHGKLVPYRFLRIAGDARHSLGAFLAERSQQRDPQVAQAQLDKDRQRFSHAPVIITVVASPRPNPKVPEQEQLMTAGCVCFALLQAAQALGFGAQWLTAWMAFDPAVHAHLGLAEGERIAGFIHIGTPKTAAPERDRPDPAALLQDWVG, from the coding sequence ATGTCCGAATCCCCTGCGCTGCAAGCCCTGGACGCCCGCCGCTCGGTGCCCGCCAAGCAGCTTGGCGAGCCCGGCCCGGACCCGGACACCCTGCTGCGGATGCTGGCATCGGCGGTGCGCGTGCCTGACCACGGCAAGCTGGTGCCGTACCGCTTCCTGCGCATCGCCGGCGATGCACGTCACAGTCTGGGCGCGTTCCTGGCCGAGCGCAGCCAGCAGCGTGACCCGCAGGTGGCGCAGGCCCAGCTGGACAAGGACCGCCAGCGGTTCTCGCATGCGCCGGTGATCATCACCGTGGTGGCCAGCCCGCGCCCCAACCCCAAAGTGCCCGAGCAGGAACAGCTGATGACCGCCGGCTGCGTCTGCTTTGCCCTGCTGCAGGCCGCGCAGGCGCTGGGCTTCGGCGCGCAGTGGCTGACCGCCTGGATGGCCTTCGACCCGGCCGTCCATGCCCACCTGGGCCTGGCCGAGGGCGAGCGCATCGCCGGGTTCATCCATATCGGCACCCCGAAGACCGCGGCCCCCGAGCGCGACCGCCCCGACCCCGCCGCGCTGCTGCAGGACTGGGTGGGCTGA
- a CDS encoding NUDIX hydrolase — MSPNTQPPKVVYEGKYQRMVVRGTWEYSERTHAGGLAAIIIAVTPEDNVLFVEQFRVPLQANTIEMPAGLVGDIDAGESIEMSAVRELEEETGWTADHAEVLMIGPTSSGASSEKIAFVRATGLRKVGDGGGDASENITVHEVPRARAAAWLVEKIGQGYELDAKLWAGLWMIEHHLDGTPRG, encoded by the coding sequence ATGAGCCCCAACACGCAACCCCCGAAGGTCGTCTACGAAGGCAAGTACCAGCGCATGGTGGTGCGCGGCACGTGGGAATACAGCGAGCGCACCCATGCCGGTGGCCTGGCCGCGATCATCATCGCGGTCACCCCGGAGGACAACGTGCTGTTCGTCGAGCAGTTCCGGGTGCCGCTGCAGGCCAACACCATCGAGATGCCGGCCGGGCTGGTGGGCGATATCGATGCCGGTGAGTCGATCGAAATGTCGGCGGTGCGCGAGCTGGAAGAAGAAACCGGCTGGACCGCCGACCACGCCGAGGTGTTGATGATCGGCCCCACCTCGTCGGGTGCCAGCAGCGAGAAGATCGCCTTCGTGCGCGCCACCGGCCTGCGCAAGGTGGGCGATGGCGGCGGCGATGCCAGCGAGAACATCACCGTGCACGAAGTGCCGCGCGCACGTGCGGCGGCGTGGCTGGTGGAGAAGATCGGCCAGGGCTACGAGCTGGACGCCAAGCTGTGGGCCGGGCTGTGGATGATCGAGCACCATCTGGACGGCACCCCGCGTGGCTGA
- a CDS encoding DUF3106 domain-containing protein has translation MTPRLILALALLSTSAASGAQAPTLPEWDRLTPQQREALIAPVRDRWNDAPPPQRERMLQHGQRWQGMTPEQRELARRGRHRFENMSPEQREQARALFAQMRELSPAQRDALRERWSKMTPEQRQEWLKANPVKDLPPPKR, from the coding sequence ATGACACCGCGACTGATCCTGGCCTTGGCGCTGCTGTCGACGAGCGCGGCCAGCGGGGCGCAGGCCCCTACCCTGCCCGAGTGGGATCGGCTGACCCCGCAGCAGCGCGAGGCGCTGATCGCGCCCGTGCGCGACCGCTGGAACGATGCCCCGCCGCCGCAGCGCGAGCGCATGCTGCAGCACGGACAGCGCTGGCAGGGCATGACCCCGGAACAGCGCGAGCTCGCCCGGCGCGGGCGCCATCGGTTCGAGAACATGAGCCCGGAGCAGCGCGAGCAGGCCCGCGCGCTGTTCGCGCAGATGCGCGAGCTGAGCCCGGCCCAGCGCGACGCGCTGCGTGAGCGCTGGTCGAAGATGACCCCGGAGCAGCGCCAGGAATGGTTGAAAGCCAACCCGGTGAAGGATCTGCCGCCACCGAAGCGGTGA
- a CDS encoding NAD(P) transhydrogenase subunit alpha gives MSDGFVALYIFMLAAIAGHVIISRVPVILHTPLMSGSNFIHGIVLIGAMVVLGHAQTPLEKIIGFIAVVLGAGNAAGGYVVTERMLDMFKPSAKRDAGEKAP, from the coding sequence ATGAGCGACGGGTTCGTGGCGTTGTACATCTTCATGCTGGCCGCGATCGCCGGCCACGTGATCATTTCACGGGTGCCGGTGATCCTGCATACCCCCCTGATGTCCGGGTCCAACTTCATCCACGGCATCGTGCTGATCGGCGCGATGGTGGTGCTGGGCCACGCGCAGACGCCGCTGGAGAAGATCATCGGCTTCATCGCGGTGGTGCTGGGCGCCGGCAATGCCGCCGGTGGCTACGTGGTCACCGAGCGCATGCTGGACATGTTCAAGCCCAGCGCCAAGCGCGACGCCGGGGAGAAGGCGCCTTGA
- a CDS encoding 5'-3' exonuclease, with protein sequence MAELSVAPPAPRPPLYLVDASLYVFRAWHSMPDEFQDQQGWPTNAVHGFARFLLDLIERERPRHIAIAFDEALDSCFRHRLYAAYKANRDPAPDALRRQFAHCKALCMALGLAVLAHHEYEADDLIGSALHARRDAGMRGVIISADKDLSQLLYEHDEQWDYARNQRWGMAGVKARHGVHAHQIADYLALCGDAVDNIPGVTGVGAKSAAVLLAHFGSMDVLYERLDEVPFLRLRGAAQMAVRLREQREHALLWRQLTTIALDAPLDCADADFRRGSADPQMLQGLCDALRFGPLTRRRLFSAAGLPDSPSIASEFA encoded by the coding sequence ATGGCCGAGTTGTCTGTCGCGCCCCCCGCGCCGCGCCCACCGCTGTACCTGGTCGATGCCAGCCTGTACGTGTTCCGCGCGTGGCATTCGATGCCCGATGAATTCCAGGACCAACAGGGCTGGCCGACCAACGCGGTGCACGGGTTTGCCCGCTTCCTGCTGGACCTGATCGAGCGCGAGCGCCCGCGGCATATCGCCATTGCCTTCGACGAGGCCCTGGACAGCTGCTTCCGGCACCGGCTGTACGCCGCCTACAAGGCCAACCGCGATCCCGCCCCGGACGCGCTGCGCCGTCAGTTCGCCCACTGCAAGGCCCTGTGCATGGCGCTGGGGCTGGCGGTGCTGGCCCACCACGAGTACGAGGCCGACGACCTGATCGGCAGCGCCCTGCACGCACGCCGCGACGCCGGCATGCGCGGGGTGATCATCTCGGCTGACAAGGACCTGTCGCAGCTGCTGTACGAACACGACGAACAGTGGGACTACGCACGCAACCAGCGCTGGGGCATGGCCGGGGTCAAGGCCCGCCACGGCGTGCATGCGCACCAGATCGCCGATTACCTGGCGCTGTGCGGCGATGCGGTGGACAACATTCCCGGTGTCACCGGGGTGGGCGCCAAGTCGGCCGCGGTGCTGCTGGCCCACTTCGGCAGCATGGACGTGCTGTACGAACGCCTGGACGAAGTGCCGTTCCTGCGCCTGCGCGGCGCGGCGCAGATGGCGGTGCGGCTGCGCGAACAACGCGAGCACGCGCTGCTGTGGCGGCAGCTGACCACCATCGCGCTGGACGCGCCGCTGGACTGCGCCGATGCCGATTTCCGCCGCGGCAGCGCCGACCCGCAGATGCTGCAGGGCCTGTGCGATGCGCTGCGGTTTGGCCCGTTGACCCGGCGCCGGCTGTTCAGCGCCGCCGGCCTGCCCGATTCCCCCTCCATTGCCAGCGAGTTCGCATGA
- a CDS encoding RNA polymerase sigma factor — translation MPPRCVVTGTPLRERYPVLVSPTLQTLPTEADPALPVSLDAFLAGIGPRAFRFAEAGLRQRDDALDAVQDSMLRMLSYRDKPAADWAPLFWSILRRRVVDLQRRRGFRLRFWRSSDEAGSEHDIDWADHAPGPAQAHEQREQYAQLVRALRELPARQREAFTLRVLQQLDGATTAAAMGCSEGAVKTHLSRARQALQQHLEIAL, via the coding sequence ATGCCGCCCCGGTGCGTTGTCACAGGTACCCCCCTGCGCGAGCGCTACCCTGTGCTGGTGAGCCCCACCCTGCAAACGCTGCCCACCGAGGCCGACCCCGCCCTGCCGGTGTCGCTGGACGCGTTCCTGGCCGGCATCGGGCCGCGCGCGTTCCGCTTCGCCGAGGCCGGTCTGCGCCAGCGCGACGATGCGCTGGACGCGGTGCAGGACAGCATGCTGCGGATGCTGTCCTACCGCGACAAACCGGCCGCCGACTGGGCGCCGTTGTTCTGGAGCATCCTGCGCCGCCGGGTGGTCGACCTGCAGCGCCGGCGCGGCTTTCGGCTGCGCTTCTGGCGCAGCAGCGACGAGGCCGGCAGCGAGCACGACATCGACTGGGCCGACCACGCCCCCGGTCCGGCACAGGCCCATGAGCAGCGCGAACAGTACGCGCAGCTGGTGCGTGCACTGCGCGAACTCCCCGCCCGCCAGCGCGAGGCCTTCACCCTGCGCGTGCTGCAGCAACTGGACGGCGCCACTACTGCAGCCGCCATGGGCTGTAGCGAGGGCGCGGTCAAAACCCATCTTTCGCGCGCCCGGCAGGCGCTGCAGCAGCACCTGGAGATCGCCCTGTGA
- the sufT gene encoding putative Fe-S cluster assembly protein SufT — translation MYSRSSEPVHFERDCEAVMVPQGETVTLPAGSYGYITQALGGSYTVFVEGNLFRIAGKDGDAIGKEPPPALELPENASDDEVEKLVWQQLRTCFDPEIPFNIVDLGLVYEVDLKHLDDGRREIDVTMTLTAPGCGMGDILVDDVRSKLEMIPTVAQADVELVFDPPWGRHMMSEAARLETGML, via the coding sequence ATGTATTCCCGTAGCAGTGAACCTGTCCACTTCGAACGCGACTGCGAGGCCGTCATGGTCCCGCAGGGCGAAACGGTCACGCTGCCCGCTGGCAGCTATGGCTACATCACCCAGGCCCTGGGTGGCAGCTATACCGTCTTCGTCGAAGGCAATCTGTTCCGCATCGCCGGCAAGGACGGCGACGCCATCGGCAAGGAACCGCCGCCGGCGCTGGAGCTGCCTGAAAACGCCTCCGATGACGAAGTCGAAAAACTGGTGTGGCAGCAGCTGCGCACCTGCTTCGATCCTGAAATCCCGTTCAACATCGTGGACCTCGGCCTGGTGTACGAGGTCGACCTCAAGCACCTGGACGATGGCCGGCGCGAGATCGACGTCACCATGACCCTGACCGCGCCCGGCTGCGGCATGGGCGATATCCTGGTCGATGACGTGCGCAGCAAGCTGGAGATGATTCCGACGGTGGCCCAGGCCGACGTCGAGCTGGTGTTCGACCCGCCGTGGGGCCGCCACATGATGTCCGAGGCCGCCCGGCTCGAAACCGGCATGTTGTAA
- a CDS encoding NAD(P)(+) transhydrogenase (Re/Si-specific) subunit beta, giving the protein MNVSTAQLLQWLVQVSYLVAATLFLLGLQRMASPMTARSGIRWAGLGMLIATVATFFLPELHNIPLILAAVAIGTGVAWWSAKRVAITDMPQMVALYNGMGGGSAAAIGAVELLRFSFLANRDTTHWSEQALADLAARQPSATVLALAVIGSAIGAVSLSGSIIAWAKLDGRLDRRVTFPGQQAFNLLVALAMVVLGAWAAISLSPVAIISFFVVALALGVLMTLPIGGADMPVVISLYNAFTGLAVAFEGYVLGNEALIIAGMMVGAAGILLTRLMAKAMNRPISGVLFSNFGGGGVAQEISGAQKPIEASDVAAMLAFAERVVIVPGYGMAVAQAQHKVWELAQRLIDRGIKVKFAIHPVAGRMPGHMNVLLAEAGVPYDLIADMDDINPEFPNTDVVLVIGANDVVNPVARTDPASPIYGMPILDVVNARNVVVIKRGKGTGFAGIENALFYADNARMLYGDGAGAASALVSELKALDGGH; this is encoded by the coding sequence TTGAACGTGAGCACCGCGCAACTGCTGCAGTGGCTGGTGCAGGTGAGCTACCTGGTGGCCGCCACCCTGTTCCTGCTGGGCCTGCAACGCATGGCCTCGCCGATGACCGCGCGCAGCGGCATCCGCTGGGCCGGGCTGGGCATGCTGATCGCCACCGTGGCGACCTTCTTCCTGCCCGAGCTGCACAACATTCCGCTGATTCTGGCGGCGGTGGCGATCGGCACCGGCGTGGCCTGGTGGTCGGCCAAGCGCGTGGCGATCACCGACATGCCGCAGATGGTGGCCCTCTACAACGGCATGGGCGGCGGTTCGGCCGCGGCGATCGGCGCGGTGGAACTGCTGCGCTTCTCGTTCCTGGCCAACCGCGATACCACCCATTGGAGCGAGCAGGCGCTGGCCGACCTGGCCGCGCGCCAGCCGTCGGCCACCGTGCTGGCGCTGGCGGTGATCGGTTCGGCAATCGGTGCGGTGTCGCTGTCCGGCTCGATCATCGCCTGGGCCAAGCTGGACGGCCGACTCGACCGGCGCGTCACCTTCCCCGGGCAGCAGGCGTTCAACCTGCTGGTCGCGCTGGCGATGGTGGTGCTGGGCGCATGGGCGGCCATCAGCCTGAGCCCGGTGGCCATCATCAGCTTCTTCGTGGTCGCACTCGCCCTGGGCGTGCTGATGACGCTGCCGATCGGTGGCGCCGACATGCCGGTGGTGATCTCGCTGTACAACGCGTTCACCGGCCTGGCCGTGGCATTCGAAGGGTATGTGCTGGGCAACGAGGCCCTGATCATCGCCGGCATGATGGTCGGCGCGGCCGGCATCCTGCTGACCCGCCTGATGGCCAAGGCGATGAACCGGCCGATCAGCGGGGTGCTGTTCTCCAACTTCGGCGGCGGTGGCGTGGCGCAGGAAATCAGCGGCGCGCAGAAGCCGATCGAGGCCAGCGACGTGGCCGCCATGCTCGCTTTCGCCGAGCGCGTGGTGATCGTGCCCGGCTACGGCATGGCCGTGGCCCAGGCGCAGCACAAGGTATGGGAACTGGCCCAGCGCCTGATCGACCGCGGCATCAAGGTGAAGTTCGCCATCCACCCGGTTGCCGGGCGCATGCCGGGCCACATGAACGTGCTGCTGGCCGAAGCGGGCGTGCCTTACGACCTGATCGCCGACATGGACGACATCAACCCCGAGTTCCCCAACACCGACGTGGTGCTGGTGATCGGCGCCAACGACGTGGTCAACCCGGTGGCGCGCACCGACCCGGCCAGCCCGATCTACGGCATGCCGATCCTGGACGTGGTCAACGCGCGCAACGTGGTGGTGATCAAGCGCGGCAAGGGCACCGGCTTTGCCGGCATCGAGAATGCCCTGTTCTACGCCGACAACGCCCGCATGCTGTACGGCGATGGCGCCGGTGCGGCCAGCGCGCTGGTCAGCGAATTGAAAGCCCTCGACGGCGGACATTAA